gtattatttttttgtgctccttctggtgccccctcagacgtgatgccctaggcaattgcttaatttgattaagggttaatccgtcactggttTCATAGGGGATGGAATACACACACATGGAAAGTCTGATCCCGCTCAAAGACGAAGCGGATAACAAGGCGCTGGACGAGCGACGCAACACAGAGTCCTACAGGTTGGCGCTGGAAGAGAACCGGGAGTTGACTGAACAGGTATTTCTACTTTTTTTGACTGACTTTACGGTTCTGATGACCTTTGGGTTCTATGGGTCTCGGGGTCCTATGAGTTCTAGCCCTTTTGAGCCTAGGTATCTCTACTGAGTGTAAACTAATCGAAATTGTAACTTCTAAGATAGAAGAGATCTCTCATTCTCAATACTTGCTAGATGATTCCCGTGACTTAATCCATTTaagttttggttttttaaaaatccagtgggaattctttaattttctgagatataaagtaacctatatccgtctctggggtgcaagttatctctgtattAAACAGAAAATACCCACAACTTCTTTAGcataaatttaggttttttaaatcctgtgggaacgctttgattttccaggataaaagtagcctttttcTTCCATGGgagcaaactatctctgtaccaattttcgtACCTCTGAAGAGTAACTATTATGGATCAAACCCAGACCCCTGCAGATTAGGAGGCCAAAATCTTAGTGACCACTAAGTTATCTCCACTAATAGTTACATATCTAACTCTTGATTTGACAGAATTTATTGGCCTaacgtattttttattttacaggtGGTACTGAAAAACAAGCAGCTGAAGGAAGTGATAACGAATCTCAGGACTATTATATGGGAGATAAACGTTATGTTAACTATGAGAAGATCGTAAAATattgtagataaataaaaattgtatagtGATGTGTTTGTGCAGGAGTTATAGTGAATGCTCGCACTGCAAAATTTCACCGAGCCATTTTTCTCAGAATTCTGTGACATGGAAAGTGTATGAAGCTGCACGCTCCCGCGAAATGAATACGTGTAAAAATTCTCTTAACAAAATCTATGCAGAAGCAAAACTTCAAGCAGAATTAACGGCACTGCGGCGCGTTTGTGCACTATCAAAAGGTAAACACTAACAAAAATTGTGAGAAATTTTGTTCTGATATGTTATTCTGTTGTaacttttattagtttttaatgttaaataaatatatttttttgtatttctgATGTACTTCTTTGATCTATAAATGAAATGGTTATTATTATGAGATTTGAACGCTAtaactatagtacgcgataggATTAAAtgcaatcggggagggaacccctcgcacacccgcacatcccCCGCGCTCATCCGATGCGACCGAGCGCGTGAgacgtgcgggtgtacggggcgttCCCCCGCAtcgtaccccgattgccatctcaacctgtcgcggaccaTATGTCaagttataaataagtatagaaaTCGCTCAGTACAAAAACTGCGAACTTTTAGGTCTGATTCATTTAACAttactaaaggtcgatgtaaaaaaataattctgaaaaTTCATTAAGATTACATTATCacttgttattacttattagagTTATAAAGTATACTACGTCGTACGCGGTTTTCCCACAGATAAAAATGAAACGCAGacaaaataattagtaatttatattttaatcgcGAATAAGTTTACAGGTCATGTATAATGCgtagcaaaattaaaattatacttaaatacaatgttttaaaaataaataacaggaagtaggtatattatgctaATTGGCAAGCTTAGAATGAGTTTGATGATCTTTGATCTTCCGTTGCAAACTCTTAAGTTATGTCCACACTGCTTTTTTCGTGAGTCGCGCATTTGAAGCTATGATGAACGTAAAATGAACTTTAACTGcattgttttaatgctcaaatTCGTTCATTCATCTTCAGTCAGCGCTCCAATCGGGAACCTTGCGAAATAAAAATCGGTGGTACAGAATTTTTTACTTCATTTGAAAGAGCTCGAATTCTATCGAGGTtaatgagatgtaaaatctcatactaaccccaCTGTTACTTTTGACAAGATAGTTGACACATacagcaaatatggcgagtgcgttctcaaaatgaATGCACTATAacgatataatattagtatgtttGGTTCGTAACGTCTTAAATACGTTTAGAAGATTTGCAAGTCGAAAATAATAGCGCAGACAAAACAAACAGTGTGGACATAGCAGTAATAATCTCACttgttaattaaaactaaattaagtacAAAGAGTCTTATCTACGTTCCACTGGCTTCACAATGTCGGAGGTTGCTTTCTTTTTGCCCAGAAGCTTCTTTCCATAGGATTTATCGTTAGAGTCGGTTGGTTCGGGGACTTCGTCGGGTTGTGGTTGGTCGGCTAACTCTGGGGTGTCAGGGACGGCGTCGACCTGTTTCCCCACGCTGCGGCCTGCTGGGAAGACGTGGAAGGCCTCAGCGAGGTCAGGGTTGATTTCTTCGAGCGGTGTGTCACCGTTCTGGATGTACACTGGCACGTAGCCCGGCACTGCTGGTAGGTACTGCCATTTTGGACGCGCCTCTGAAAAAGAAGTTTGCGGTTATTTTTATGACAAGATACGTCAAGATGTAGGTTTGGGAAAGTAAACTAGAGTGCGGGAactttcggtttgatcctgaatcgaagaTATGTCAAATAGGTTATGGCTGAcatgaaataaaagaaaagtagtcgtttcatagcatacctagcgtcaaatgtgggtaacatttgacgcctgccagtgacgttgaagcctagacgttttgttacaagttccatAACTATAGTGAAGTTTTTAGTATAGTGGGTTATAGTGGGAATAGTGGGTTTTTTAACCAGAATGTATTATATTACAGTCAGTAAGATAACAATTAATTCGGCGGTGTTACTAGACTCGGATAGGATAGTCCACCGATTTTTCAActtgtcgccctgacccccggccgtctGGTCTCTGCCGGGGTGAATGCTCCGCCCGATACAAACATTTAtgttaatatttcatttttcatGTACATAACATACATGACATACATAACATGTACGTAAAACTaactaaaactatttatttttaatttttatacacgGGCGTAAAAGTAAATTTTATAGGATATAGGTAACGACTAGCGAGCGTTTTgtcgtttgataaaaagtcactgatttgactagtagtcatcagcCCTATTGTATCTCTATTCTCTAGGGATAATACTATGATagattatgatattattataatagaattAATAGATAATGTGAATTGTGTCAGGGTCTCTACAGGGACATTAGGCGCAGTTTTTCAATGTGCGTAGCATACCACTTGTTATCACATATCGTGACCTATATACTTGGATGATTAAATAACTACGAAGATTGACGTCGCTATTTGATTAATCGCATTATGTTTTGTGAACATTATCTCCTTTGCACATTCAAGTCGTCTGAAATATCAGAATGGCCCAATTGTACGCTTTAGGACAGATTCGCTTTAACGGCCCGActacattaacggccaacaacgcgatgttcaacggcgtttcccgttaaacgtagatgtagccacgatcaacgtacaacggcattcataatgccgtttggcgttagaagGTTTTAACCctaattcaattggcattagacgttaaccgttcaagtgtggccactcagtttaacgcgttatcgcgataattatggcatTTTGGGCATTGatgttaaccttaatgtagcccCATATAAGACAGATTCGCTTTACGAGTACGGCcggcagtttttttaaaatactaggTATGATAAGCaagacatttataatatttttatacatatacaagttagcccttcactacgatctcacctggtggtaagtgatgatggaatCTAAGATGGTAGCTGATCAACTTGGAAGTGGTAATAGCAGTGGTAATTTTTgcacacattctgtgaaaatttcattttcTACCTATTGCGGTACcaagatacaacccgctgacagacggacggacggacagcggtgTCTTAATCATAGGAGTCCCGTTTTCACTCTTCGGGTGCGAACCCTAGAAAGCGGTTCAAACGAGCACCGAtgaccgatttggtttatctgaattaattattatattattatcagcgAATTTACGATCCACGATGTGTCTGCACTCTGCGTGCGTGTTTGACCTCCCGACGGATAGGTGCCTATCTATCGGCGGTCTTAACTCTGACTTACATGTCACGACTAATGCtagttaaataattatgtaacattATGATAATAAATAGCCGTGAATCCGTGACTGATGTAGGTTACACGTTACAATATTAAACtcgataaaaattaataaaaccaaTAAGGCCCTACATCGAACCTGAAAGCTTCAAGGGCAAATTTTTCAGTCGCCAATAAAATCAGTCGGTCAGATGAAATAATGTCGTGTGAAACTAACTATGAAATAATCGATAATAATCTTCATCGTATattatttaatccatactaatattataaatgcgaaagtgtgtctgtccgtctgtctgctaccttttcacggcccaacagtttaaccgatgctgacgaaatttggtacagggttagcttatatcccggaaaatcaaagagttcccacgggattcccaaaaactcatccgcttaatCCGATTTGTTtggaatttggtaccgaggtagcttgcgtccctgtaattgacataggcaactttttatcccggaaaatcaaacagttcccacgggatctataaaaacctaaatccacgcggatgaagtcgttggcatcctctagtttctaaTATAGTCTTTGGTCGGCGTGAGGCTTTACTCCTGTGGCTATTTACCACCcgaccggcaaagtcgtgccgccaagcgctTAAAAGTTCCGGTAGGTTGCCATGTAAGAAACCAataagaggtatgggtttaataaaatattccatactccatccaagttagcccgcttccatcttagactgtatcatcactcaCCATCAGTGAGATCGCCTAgttaaaggctaacttgtaatctataaaaaaagttTCTTCAACCTACAGAAATTAACTTGCTGCGAGTGTTTAGGCACCTAGTACAAGTGACTTGCCTGAGCAGACTTGCAGTTTGTATTCCTAATGCACGCTTTGCTTAAGGCCATGGCAGACATTAAACGAAGAAAGCAACCAATATATTGAATAATTAATAGGCAAATTAGTTAATCAATCAAATAGTTCCGACAGCAATTAATGACTTGCTAATCCTGAAAAATATTAATGCACAACATGCAATTATATTAATCTTCGTGCGTCTAATTTCTCTAATATTGATTAGAGAAATTCGAGCATTGGCTCAAAATACTTTCACGTTATTAAATGGTGCAATGACCGATAAATAATTGTTCCGTTTGAGATGAACATTTCAAGATTCTACCATATCGGTTACCTATCACATTTTCGACGTGTTGCGTAGGTACGGTTACACAAATATTTGCtagtattttacaaattaaagCAGGCATAAATCATTCTTCTGTCGAAGCGATATGAGCTGGTTTCCCTTGTTCAGATTTTTCGGTAGTGTGCACTGTTGGTGATAAAATGCTGTTAAAAGCATTGGAGCGGACGTACGCGACTTTCATCTAACGGTCCATAGCCGCGAGGCTGAGTTTTTGCTTGTCAAAACACTaactgtaagtacctatagtgagagagccagcacgtgccagactttagttattttataaaagctgaaagtttctctgcgtattgtccctagcacagggaggaacgcttagcgactatgaagtttggatcatggtggctttgggagataacggGTAATAAAGGTAtataaaggtcgatcaacaaccgacgcggccgcaatgctgttaaagcatatattcaatgcgtgggaggggtcacagaatgccattggtattttctgtgatttatccaaggcatttgattgcgttgagcacgagactcttttagttaaattgagccactatggaatcaaagacactgcgcttggtctcattgcgtcctatcttagtgatcgtattcaaacagtatgtgtgaatgatgtgaagtcatccggatcagcctcactaatgggtgttcctcaaggctctattctaggtcctttcatgttcttagtatacataaacgatttaccatatgtagtccaaaatatttgcgatatcgtactatttgctgacgatacgtctttgatttttaaagtcgatagaaataaggtcaattttgacgatataaatggtgccatatctcaggtaactcactggtttactgtaaataatctacttttaaatgcaaaaaaaactaagtgtattgaattcgcactgcccaataccaagaacacaagtaacattaatttaatgataaataatgatattttgaaaatagaagagactactacatttttggggataaccttagatgcgaagctgcaatggggcacccatatatcaactcttgctggcaaactaagctctgctgcttacgcggttagaaagattcgacaattaactgacgtggagaccgcaaagatagtatattttgcttattttcatagtattatgtcttatggaatcttaatatggggtagagcggcagatattgggagaatttttgtattacaaaaaagggcaatacgcgcaatttataacttaaaaccacgcgattcacttcgagaaaaatttaaggaaataggtatccttaccgtagcctctcaatatatttacaacaacataatttttgtaagacaaaatattcttagttacaagaaggttggcgatctacacaacaggctgactagacaccgtaacaggcttgcgactcctacgctccgtctcaggaaggtccaaaagtcatttgtgggaatgggtataatcttctataacaaaattcctcagtcaattttggacttgcctttacacaggttcaaaaaatctattaaaaatatgctcttgagaaaagcatattatactatcgaagattatgtaaatgataaaaaagcgtggatttgaacttcgattcgctccagcaatgcgcaggacttcaattgcttttatacatggcataatattgtatatcaaatctttgaaaagagcaaccgccgagtttcttgctggttcttctcggtaggaaaggcattccgaaccagtggtagatgcttttgacgattcgaaagaacttgtaaaagtctaattgaataaaaacattttgaatttgaatttgaatttgaataaaatcttacgtctaagtataaagtctaatttcttaaatattttcttcggaatagtaatCGGTACGTCTTGGAAATCACGCTATGTTTTGCGATAcagtgtcgtggcaaccccctgcctgACGCCCTTCACTGGCTGGAGGTTGCCATGAttgctggctcttagtccattagtcAGTACTCTTGAGAGGTTGACCACAATAATGTTCTGTAAATACATGATACATCATACGCGATTGTAATCTCCAAATCAATATACTAAGGTTCACATTTGACTGCAGACTTCGTGAAGATAATTTTGTTCATACATTCAACATCTTTCACCAATTGGTTATCTGCTGGCCTAGATTCTGAATAGGCAATATCTACCTAGCtagtataataggtacctaactaatgTCTCAACTCTCAACAGATTAGTATCTCAATAGATTAGTTCTAATAGAATGTTATCAAGTCTGAtccttatttttataatattcagatacaagttagcccttgactgcaatctcacctggtcgtaagtgatgatgcagtctaagatgaaagcgggctaacctggaaggttaatggcagtttttattaaacccacacacccctttggtttctatacggcatcgtcgcaacgctaaatcgcttggcagcatggctttaccggtagggtggtaactagccacggccgaagcctttcTCCGGCCTCCCTCCAACTACTATCATCACATCTATCGCCGGACCACAATGAGCACAGGtgtcctcagaatgagaagggtttaggttgTAGCACCACCAATCACCATGTTTgccaagtgctgattggcagaaTTCTTTGAGAAAAATGGAGCactctctcaggcatgcaggcttcctagcgatgttttccttcaccgtcaaagcaagtgataccttcctatttaattgctttaaacgcaTAAGAAGCCGTCTAGACAGAGCTATATCGTGCGGTCACCGAGCGGTTTATTTTGTGTGGATCCTACAGATAGGCAAATTGCCGTAAAAAGTTATTGCAATTCGCCTTGAGTCTCTTTTGTTCAAGCAAGTTTGTTTTGTATCAGGTAACTTAAACTTCTAAAGTGTCGAATACTCTATCGGAATTTGGCACGCTtactatgtaaataaattaaagcctgaccagaaaaataaataaattacctcGCCATAATGTGGAAAACTCGTGGAACTAGACCATGGCAAGACCATAATATACTTAGTGACCAAGTGTTTGATATAATTATGGTCAGACTTTAAAATACATATCaacagactagctgatgcccgcgacttcgttcgcgtggatgtatgttttttaaaattcccgtgggaactctttgattttccgggataaaaagtagcctatgtgctaatccagggtataatctatctccattctaaatttcagcccaatccgtccagtagtttttgcgtgaaggagtaacaaacatatacacccacacacacacacacacacacacacacacacacatacaaactttctcctttataatattagtgtgatagtgtgatttaaaaAGCTTTAGttaaaggtaagtaggtactacaaa
This genomic stretch from Maniola jurtina chromosome 2, ilManJurt1.1, whole genome shotgun sequence harbors:
- the LOC123875033 gene encoding uncharacterized protein LOC123875033 codes for the protein MYKSIIVLCVMCVVLIEARPKWQYLPAVPGYVPVYIQNGDTPLEEINPDLAEAFHVFPAGRSVGKQVDAVPDTPELADQPQPDEVPEPTDSNDKSYGKKLLGKKKATSDIVKPVERR